One Cupriavidus taiwanensis DNA window includes the following coding sequences:
- a CDS encoding nitrate reductase cytochrome c-type subunit, whose protein sequence is MKPSRSWMPLLALCALLLAVLAVPASSPARAQGVVDAMRGPTPIADEARAPLLYPIENKDIRRNRNYTMQPPTIPHKIDGYQVDKDFNRCMFCHARTRTEETQAIPVSITHYMDRHNNVLAEVSPRRYFCTQCHVPQADAKPLVGNTFVDVEQLLKRKPGAKGSSN, encoded by the coding sequence ATGAAGCCAAGCCGATCCTGGATGCCGCTGCTGGCGCTGTGCGCGCTGCTGCTGGCGGTGCTGGCCGTGCCCGCCAGCAGCCCGGCGCGCGCGCAGGGCGTGGTCGACGCGATGCGCGGGCCCACGCCCATCGCCGATGAAGCGAGGGCGCCGCTGCTCTACCCGATCGAGAACAAGGACATCCGCCGCAACCGCAACTACACCATGCAGCCGCCGACGATCCCGCACAAGATCGACGGCTATCAGGTCGACAAGGACTTCAACCGCTGCATGTTCTGCCACGCCCGCACCCGGACCGAGGAAACCCAGGCGATCCCGGTCAGCATCACCCACTACATGGACCGCCACAACAACGTGCTCGCCGAGGTCTCGCCACGCCGCTACTTCTGCACGCAGTGCCACGTGCCGCAGGCCGACGCCAAGCCGCTGGTGGGCAACACCTTCGTCGACGTCGAGCAGCTGCTCAAGCGCAAGCCCGGCGCCAAGGGCTCGTCCAACTAG
- the napE gene encoding periplasmic nitrate reductase, NapE protein has protein sequence METGEPPDPQRKQEELRSFLFLTAVMVPVLSVIIVAGYGFIVWMTQLISGPPSH, from the coding sequence ATGGAAACCGGTGAACCTCCCGATCCGCAACGCAAGCAAGAAGAACTGCGCAGTTTCCTTTTCCTGACCGCCGTGATGGTGCCGGTGCTGTCCGTCATCATCGTCGCGGGCTACGGGTTCATTGTCTGGATGACCCAGCTGATCAGCGGACCGCCGTCCCACTAG
- the ccmA gene encoding cytochrome c biogenesis heme-transporting ATPase CcmA — protein sequence MTHAAAPVLSASGLAVSRAGRKVLQGIDLGLAPGGLLQVLGANGSGKTTLLRVLCGLASADAGTLQWHGRPLRAADPEFQQALAYVGHANGIDVDLTAAENLRFAARLAAQHADAGQRADSVARALAAQGLERVAQVPVRTLSQGQRRRVALARLALAPRALWLLDEPVTALDADSCARFRRQLDAHLGAGGMAVIATHQLLPGGGAVLRLGGPA from the coding sequence ATGACGCATGCCGCCGCGCCCGTGCTCAGCGCCAGCGGCCTGGCGGTGTCGCGTGCCGGCCGCAAGGTATTGCAAGGCATCGACCTGGGCCTGGCGCCGGGCGGGCTGCTGCAGGTGCTGGGCGCCAACGGCAGCGGCAAGACCACGCTGCTGCGCGTGCTGTGCGGCCTGGCCAGCGCCGATGCCGGCACGCTGCAATGGCACGGGCGTCCGCTGCGCGCCGCCGATCCGGAGTTCCAGCAGGCGCTGGCCTACGTCGGCCACGCGAACGGCATCGACGTCGACCTGACCGCGGCCGAGAACCTGCGCTTTGCTGCCCGCCTTGCCGCCCAGCATGCCGATGCCGGCCAGCGCGCCGACAGCGTCGCGCGCGCGCTCGCCGCACAAGGGCTGGAGCGCGTCGCGCAGGTGCCGGTGCGCACGCTGTCGCAAGGCCAGCGGCGGCGCGTCGCGCTGGCGCGGCTGGCGCTGGCGCCGCGCGCCTTGTGGCTGCTGGACGAACCGGTCACCGCGCTGGATGCCGACAGCTGCGCGCGCTTCCGGCGCCAGCTGGACGCGCACCTGGGCGCGGGCGGCATGGCCGTGATCGCCACGCACCAGCTGCTGCCGGGCGGCGGCGCGGTGCTGCGCCTGGGCGGACCGGCATGA
- the napA gene encoding periplasmic nitrate reductase subunit alpha, protein MTISRRDFIKQTAAAATASVAGVALPAGAANMVTDSEVTKLKWSKAPCRFCGTGCGVTVAVRDNKVVATNGDPQAEVNKGLNCVKGYFLSKIMYGQDRLTKPLLRMKNGKYDKNGEFAPVTWERAFDEMEHQFKRVLKEKGPTAVGMFGSGQWTVWEGYAASKLMKAGFRSNNLDPNARHCMASAVQGFMRTFGMDEPMGCYDDFEAADAFVLWGSNMAEMHPILWTRITDRRLSHPKTRVAVLSTFTHRSFDLADIPVIFKPQTDLAMMNYIAHYIIKNNKVNKDFVNKHTVFKEGVTEIGYGLRPEHPLQKAAKHAADPGASRPISFDDFARFVARYDADTVSKLSGVPKAKLDQLAELYADPNVKVMSLWTMGFNQHTRGSWANNMVYNLHLLTGKIATPGNSPFSLTGQPSACGTAREVGTFSHRLPADMVVTNPKHREEAERIWKLPPGTIPDKPGYHAVLQNRMLKDGKLNAYWVQVNNNMQAAANLMEEGLPGYRNPQNFVVVSDAYPTVTALAADLILPSAMWVEKEGAYGNAERRTQFWHQLVDAPGESRSDLWQLMEFSKRFKVEDVWPADLIAKKPEYRGKTLFDVLYRNGQVDRFPLKETDPDYHNAEAKAFGFYVQKGLFEEYASFGRGHGHDLAPFNAYHEARGLRWPVVNGKETRWRYREGSDPYVKAGTGYQFYGNPDGKAVIFALPYEPPAESPDKEYPFWLATGRVLEHWHSGSMTRRVPELYRAFPNAVVFMHPEDARAMGLRRGVEVEVVSRRGRMRSRVETRGRDAPPRGLVFVPWFDASQLINKVTLDATCPISLQTDFKKCAVKIVKV, encoded by the coding sequence ATGACCATCTCTCGTCGTGACTTCATCAAGCAGACCGCTGCCGCGGCGACGGCATCGGTGGCCGGCGTGGCGCTGCCGGCCGGCGCCGCCAACATGGTCACCGACAGCGAAGTGACCAAGCTGAAGTGGTCCAAGGCGCCGTGCCGCTTCTGCGGCACCGGCTGCGGCGTCACGGTGGCGGTCAGGGACAACAAGGTGGTGGCCACCAACGGCGACCCGCAGGCCGAAGTCAACAAGGGCCTGAATTGCGTCAAGGGCTACTTCCTGTCGAAGATCATGTACGGGCAGGACCGGCTGACGAAGCCGCTGCTGCGCATGAAGAACGGCAAATACGACAAGAACGGCGAATTCGCCCCGGTCACGTGGGAGCGCGCCTTCGACGAGATGGAGCACCAGTTCAAGCGCGTGCTGAAAGAGAAAGGCCCCACCGCGGTGGGCATGTTCGGCTCGGGCCAGTGGACCGTGTGGGAAGGCTATGCGGCGTCCAAGCTGATGAAGGCGGGCTTTCGCTCCAACAACCTCGACCCCAATGCGCGCCACTGCATGGCGTCGGCGGTGCAGGGCTTCATGCGCACCTTCGGCATGGACGAGCCGATGGGCTGCTACGACGATTTCGAGGCCGCCGACGCCTTCGTGCTGTGGGGCTCGAACATGGCCGAGATGCACCCGATCCTGTGGACCCGCATCACCGACCGGCGCCTGAGCCATCCGAAGACGCGCGTGGCGGTGCTGTCGACCTTCACCCACCGCTCGTTCGATCTCGCCGACATCCCGGTCATCTTCAAGCCGCAGACCGACCTGGCGATGATGAACTACATCGCCCACTACATCATCAAGAACAACAAGGTCAACAAGGACTTCGTCAACAAGCACACCGTGTTCAAGGAGGGCGTGACCGAGATCGGCTATGGCCTGCGCCCGGAGCATCCGCTGCAGAAGGCGGCCAAGCACGCGGCCGATCCGGGGGCTTCGCGCCCGATCAGCTTCGACGACTTCGCGCGCTTTGTCGCCAGGTATGACGCCGATACCGTCAGCAAGCTGTCGGGCGTGCCCAAGGCCAAGCTCGACCAGCTGGCCGAGCTCTACGCCGACCCGAACGTCAAGGTGATGTCGCTGTGGACCATGGGCTTCAACCAGCATACGCGCGGCAGCTGGGCCAACAACATGGTCTACAACCTGCACCTGCTGACCGGCAAGATCGCCACGCCCGGCAACAGTCCGTTCTCGCTGACCGGGCAGCCGTCGGCATGCGGCACCGCGCGCGAGGTGGGCACCTTCTCGCACCGGCTGCCGGCCGACATGGTGGTGACCAACCCCAAGCACCGCGAGGAAGCCGAACGGATCTGGAAGCTGCCCCCCGGCACCATCCCCGACAAGCCCGGCTACCACGCGGTGCTGCAGAACCGCATGCTCAAGGACGGCAAGCTCAACGCGTACTGGGTGCAGGTCAACAACAACATGCAGGCCGCCGCCAACCTGATGGAAGAAGGCCTGCCGGGCTACCGCAACCCGCAGAACTTCGTGGTGGTGTCCGACGCCTATCCCACCGTGACCGCGCTGGCCGCCGACCTGATCCTGCCCAGCGCGATGTGGGTGGAAAAGGAAGGCGCCTACGGCAATGCCGAGCGCCGCACGCAGTTCTGGCACCAGCTGGTCGATGCGCCGGGCGAGTCGCGCTCCGACCTGTGGCAGCTGATGGAGTTCTCCAAGCGCTTCAAGGTCGAGGACGTGTGGCCGGCCGACCTGATCGCAAAGAAACCCGAATATCGCGGCAAGACCCTGTTCGACGTGCTCTACCGCAACGGCCAGGTCGACAGGTTCCCGCTCAAGGAAACCGACCCCGACTACCACAACGCCGAAGCCAAGGCCTTTGGCTTCTACGTGCAGAAGGGGCTGTTCGAGGAATACGCCAGCTTCGGCCGCGGCCACGGCCACGACCTGGCGCCGTTCAACGCCTATCACGAGGCGCGCGGCCTGCGCTGGCCAGTGGTCAACGGCAAGGAAACGCGCTGGCGCTACCGCGAGGGCAGCGACCCGTACGTCAAGGCCGGCACCGGCTACCAGTTCTATGGCAACCCCGACGGCAAGGCGGTGATCTTTGCCCTGCCCTACGAGCCGCCGGCCGAATCACCCGACAAGGAATATCCGTTCTGGCTGGCCACCGGCCGCGTGCTGGAGCACTGGCATTCCGGCTCGATGACGCGGCGCGTGCCGGAGCTGTACCGCGCCTTCCCCAACGCGGTGGTGTTCATGCATCCGGAAGACGCCAGGGCGATGGGGCTGCGGCGCGGCGTCGAGGTCGAAGTGGTGTCGCGGCGCGGGCGCATGCGTTCGCGCGTGGAGACCCGCGGGCGCGACGCACCGCCGCGCGGGCTGGTGTTCGTGCCGTGGTTCGATGCCAGCCAGCTGATCAACAAGGTGACGCTGGACGCCACCTGCCCGATCTCGCTGCAGACCGACTTCAAGAAGTGCGCGGTCAAGATCGTCAAGGTCTAG
- a CDS encoding heme ABC transporter permease yields MSQPLPSLPTAAALRARLAWTAYAAPVRFYPLAGRMAPWFFAAAAVFALAGLYVGFGVAPTDAQQGEVYRIIFIHVPAAWMSMFIYLVMAGYCALALVLRTRLSAMMASALAPTGALFTALALWTGALWGQPTWGTWWVWDARLTSELILLFLYLGFIALEAAIDEPRRAERACAVLALVGVVNIPVIYFSVQWWNTLHQGASVSLTAAPSMAATMLAGMLLMTLACWMYTVAVALVRVRCILRERGEAPRGPARVSGEPS; encoded by the coding sequence ATGAGCCAGCCGCTGCCATCGCTGCCCACTGCTGCGGCGCTGCGGGCGCGTCTCGCCTGGACCGCGTACGCGGCACCGGTACGCTTCTATCCGCTGGCCGGGCGCATGGCGCCGTGGTTCTTCGCCGCCGCGGCGGTGTTCGCGCTCGCCGGCTTGTATGTCGGCTTCGGCGTGGCGCCCACCGACGCGCAGCAGGGCGAGGTCTACCGCATCATTTTCATCCATGTGCCGGCGGCGTGGATGTCAATGTTCATCTACCTGGTCATGGCCGGCTACTGCGCGCTGGCGCTGGTGCTGCGCACGCGGCTGTCGGCGATGATGGCGTCGGCGCTGGCGCCGACCGGCGCGCTCTTCACCGCGCTGGCGCTGTGGACCGGCGCGCTGTGGGGCCAGCCCACCTGGGGCACATGGTGGGTCTGGGATGCGCGGCTGACCTCCGAGCTGATCCTGCTGTTCCTGTACCTGGGCTTTATCGCGCTGGAAGCCGCCATCGACGAGCCGCGCCGCGCCGAGCGCGCCTGCGCGGTGCTGGCGCTGGTGGGGGTGGTCAACATCCCGGTGATCTATTTCTCGGTGCAGTGGTGGAACACGCTGCACCAGGGCGCCTCGGTCAGCCTGACCGCGGCGCCGTCGATGGCGGCCACCATGCTGGCCGGCATGCTGCTGATGACGCTGGCGTGCTGGATGTACACGGTGGCGGTGGCGCTGGTGCGCGTGCGCTGCATCCTGCGCGAACGCGGCGAGGCGCCGCGCGGCCCGGCGAGGGTTTCCGGAGAGCCCTCATGA
- the ccmB gene encoding heme exporter protein CcmB, which produces MAGTLAAIVAHDVSLSWRRRGSLLGGVVFFVMAASLFPLAIGPEPQQLRALAPGILWVTALLASMLSLSRLFAQEHADGSLDQLLLSPHPLALLVLAKIAAHWLTSGLPLLLLTPLLAQQYGLPFGAALGLAASLLVGTPALSLIGAVGAALTLGLRGGAVLLCILVLPLCVPVLVFGAGAAAAADAGLDVTAQFSLLGACLALSLLLCPLAAAAGLRIAMETPA; this is translated from the coding sequence ATGGCGGGCACGCTCGCCGCCATCGTCGCGCACGATGTGTCGCTGTCGTGGCGGCGGCGCGGCAGCCTGCTCGGCGGCGTGGTGTTCTTTGTCATGGCCGCCAGCCTGTTCCCGCTGGCGATCGGACCGGAACCGCAGCAGCTGCGCGCGCTGGCGCCGGGCATCCTGTGGGTGACCGCGCTGCTGGCCTCGATGCTGTCGCTGTCGCGGCTGTTCGCGCAGGAGCATGCCGACGGCAGCCTGGACCAGCTGCTGCTGTCGCCGCACCCGCTGGCGCTGCTGGTGCTGGCCAAGATCGCCGCGCACTGGCTTACCAGCGGCCTGCCGCTGCTGTTGCTGACGCCGCTGCTGGCGCAGCAATACGGCTTGCCCTTCGGCGCGGCGCTGGGACTGGCGGCGTCGCTGCTGGTCGGCACGCCGGCGCTGAGCCTGATCGGCGCGGTCGGCGCGGCGCTGACGCTGGGCCTGCGCGGCGGCGCGGTGCTGCTGTGCATCCTGGTGCTGCCGCTGTGCGTGCCGGTGCTGGTGTTCGGTGCCGGCGCCGCGGCCGCGGCCGATGCCGGGCTCGACGTGACCGCGCAGTTCTCGCTGCTGGGCGCATGCCTGGCGCTGTCGCTGTTGCTGTGCCCGCTGGCCGCCGCCGCCGGGCTGCGCATTGCCATGGAGACGCCGGCATGA
- a CDS encoding chaperone NapD, translating to MPAARRAIPIQPLPASAEWHIAGIVVHALPARLAQVRAAIDAIAGAEIHAASDTGKLVVTLEAPTAQAIAAHLTFLHQLEGVLSAALVYQHNEDAEAMHQAVNPAMNEEAGP from the coding sequence ATGCCCGCAGCAAGACGTGCCATCCCCATCCAGCCGCTGCCCGCGAGCGCAGAGTGGCATATCGCCGGCATCGTGGTCCATGCTCTTCCCGCCAGGCTGGCGCAGGTGCGCGCCGCGATCGACGCCATCGCCGGCGCCGAGATCCATGCCGCCAGCGACACCGGCAAGCTGGTGGTCACCCTCGAAGCGCCCACCGCGCAGGCCATTGCCGCGCACCTGACCTTCCTGCACCAGCTCGAGGGCGTACTGTCGGCCGCGCTGGTCTACCAGCACAACGAAGACGCCGAGGCCATGCACCAGGCCGTCAACCCCGCAATGAACGAGGAGGCAGGCCCATGA
- the serA gene encoding phosphoglycerate dehydrogenase gives MRKTNVTTAILLENIHQSANARLAEAGLQVERRTGALAGAELRQVLASHDVVGIRSATHLRADDIRSAPGLLSIGCFCIGTSQVDLDAATAAGIPVFNAPFSNTRSVAELVVAEAVMLLRRIPEKNTLAHAGTWAKGATGAFEARGKTIAIVGYGNIGSQVGVLAESMGMRVVYYDVLARLSHGSARAAGSLEEAVSQAEVVTLHVPATPRTRNMIDANILAAFKPGAILINASRGSVVDIAALAAALREKRLGGAAIDVFPEEPKTNHDPFTSALQNLPNVLLTPHVGGSTEEAQENIGTEVAAKLAHFLATGGTIGAVNFPEVDPGPLHAPARLLNVHGNAPGALAALNTLLAQESVNITGQHLQTRGHTGYVVTDLDRTPSAQLMQALQTHAGFARSRLILRGAA, from the coding sequence ATGCGGAAAACGAACGTGACCACAGCCATCCTGCTCGAGAACATCCACCAGAGCGCCAATGCCCGGCTGGCCGAAGCCGGCCTGCAGGTCGAGCGCCGCACCGGCGCGCTGGCCGGCGCCGAACTGCGCCAGGTGCTGGCCAGCCATGACGTGGTCGGCATCCGCTCGGCGACCCACCTGCGCGCCGACGATATCCGCAGCGCGCCCGGACTGCTCTCGATCGGCTGCTTCTGCATCGGTACCTCGCAGGTCGACCTGGACGCCGCCACCGCCGCCGGCATCCCGGTGTTCAATGCGCCCTTCTCCAACACCCGTTCGGTGGCCGAGCTGGTGGTGGCCGAAGCGGTGATGCTGCTGCGCCGGATTCCCGAGAAGAACACGCTGGCGCATGCCGGCACCTGGGCCAAGGGCGCCACCGGCGCGTTCGAGGCGCGCGGCAAGACCATCGCCATCGTCGGCTACGGCAATATCGGCTCGCAGGTCGGCGTGCTGGCCGAATCGATGGGCATGCGCGTGGTCTACTACGATGTGCTGGCGCGGCTCTCGCACGGTTCGGCCCGCGCCGCGGGCTCGCTGGAAGAAGCCGTGTCGCAGGCCGAGGTGGTGACCCTGCACGTGCCAGCCACGCCGCGCACGCGCAACATGATCGACGCCAACATCCTGGCGGCGTTCAAGCCGGGCGCGATCCTGATCAATGCCTCGCGCGGCAGCGTGGTCGACATCGCCGCGCTGGCCGCGGCGCTGCGCGAGAAGCGGCTGGGCGGCGCGGCCATCGACGTGTTCCCGGAAGAGCCCAAGACCAACCACGACCCCTTCACCAGCGCGCTGCAGAACCTGCCCAACGTACTGCTGACCCCGCACGTCGGCGGCAGCACCGAAGAAGCGCAGGAGAACATCGGCACCGAAGTCGCGGCCAAGCTCGCGCACTTCCTCGCCACCGGCGGCACCATCGGCGCGGTCAACTTCCCCGAGGTCGACCCGGGTCCGCTGCATGCCCCGGCGCGCCTGCTCAACGTGCACGGCAACGCGCCCGGCGCGCTGGCTGCGCTGAACACGCTGCTGGCGCAGGAAAGCGTCAACATCACCGGCCAGCATCTGCAGACGCGCGGCCACACCGGCTACGTGGTCACCGACCTGGACCGCACGCCCTCGGCGCAGCTGATGCAGGCGCTGCAGACCCACGCCGGCTTTGCGCGCTCGCGGCTGATCCTGCGCGGCGCGGCATAG
- a CDS encoding NapC/NirT family cytochrome c has product MLDLIKRYWRTINRPSAHFSLAFLTLGGFIAGVVFWGAFNTALELTNTEQFCTGCHEMRDNVYQELQGTIHFTNRSGVRAKCSDCHVPHNWTSKMARKMQASKEVWAKVFGTVDTREKFQAHRLTLAQHEWARFKANDSLECRNCHDYQSMDFTRQSPRAQAMHSTYLANKEKTCIDCHKGIAHHLPDMSKAEVK; this is encoded by the coding sequence ATGCTCGACCTGATCAAGCGTTACTGGCGGACCATCAACCGGCCCAGCGCGCACTTCAGCCTGGCCTTCCTGACGCTGGGCGGCTTTATCGCCGGGGTGGTGTTCTGGGGCGCGTTCAACACCGCGCTGGAACTGACCAACACCGAGCAGTTCTGCACCGGCTGCCACGAGATGCGCGACAACGTCTACCAGGAACTGCAGGGCACCATCCACTTCACCAACCGCAGCGGCGTGCGCGCCAAATGCTCGGACTGCCACGTGCCGCACAACTGGACCTCGAAGATGGCGCGCAAGATGCAGGCGTCCAAGGAAGTCTGGGCCAAGGTCTTCGGCACCGTCGACACCCGCGAGAAATTCCAGGCGCACCGGCTCACGCTGGCGCAGCACGAGTGGGCGCGCTTCAAGGCCAACGATTCGCTCGAATGCCGCAACTGCCACGACTACCAGTCGATGGACTTCACGCGGCAGAGTCCGCGCGCGCAGGCCATGCATTCGACTTACCTGGCCAACAAGGAGAAGACCTGCATCGACTGCCACAAGGGCATTGCCCACCATCTGCCCGACATGTCGAAGGCCGAGGTGAAATGA
- a CDS encoding TonB-dependent receptor — MPAILRPAPPGARPSRLPRRAVAARRPRAATRAAMLCAAIALLCQRAAVAQQDTAAPNQDTVLLPEVLVVAAAPLPGIGVASDLVPYTVQTVRGSELGGARAGNLADYLNRHLAGVNVNDIQGSPFQTDITYRGFRASSIPGVPQGLSVYLDGIRVNEPFGDVVSWDMIPEAALASASLVSSANPAYGLNTLGGALAMTTRSGLDSPGFGADLSYGSHARKRADLSGGMRSDSGWHAFAAGTLFQEHGWRDHSEGRLGNVFAKAGYAGASTSWDASVLHGRSTLTGNGLVPSYRAGDGGTLPELYQANRRAVYTYPDQTRNLVTQAALNARHWFDDKTSVAALAYVRNSRRDTANGDVNPDYEDYAEDCEDGFNADGSPRGDDCEMTRAEGAALHPAVLNTSHMRQQTVGMALSLARETERHVLNAGLTLDRSRLTYSQYAQPGTFTEDRGVVADPAEANALFSGVGGNARTLGVYLSDTWSLTPTTFLTASARWNHASVSNTLRNSDGSEQPRESFTYRRLNPALGLAQKLGGGVTVFGGYAQNNRVPTVLELGCADPERPCRLPAGLQADPYLKQVVSHSYEAGVRWHPRPHTEVTASLYRIDNHDDILFLRAPNTQLGYFANFDRTRNQGLDLTARHRLGAVTLRLAYSYLQATYQSAGALAAGERTIDIRPGMRMAGLPRHTLKLGADWQALAGLVLGADLVAVSGAASSGNEDGLRSDPQAGAAPRTADWSTPGYATLNLRAAYQVSKRFEIYARVANLLDRRYETYGQIANDVFPGGSLVRPHVAPGDAASALFVAPGAPRSFWLGLVFRM, encoded by the coding sequence ATGCCAGCCATCTTGCGCCCCGCGCCGCCCGGCGCGCGGCCATCCCGCCTGCCACGCCGCGCTGTGGCCGCTCGGCGGCCCCGCGCGGCAACCCGTGCCGCGATGCTGTGCGCGGCCATCGCATTGCTGTGCCAGCGTGCCGCTGTGGCGCAACAGGACACCGCTGCGCCAAACCAGGACACGGTCCTGTTGCCCGAGGTACTGGTCGTCGCCGCCGCGCCGCTGCCCGGCATCGGCGTGGCCAGCGACCTGGTGCCCTACACCGTGCAGACCGTGCGCGGCAGCGAGCTCGGCGGCGCGCGCGCCGGCAACCTGGCCGACTACCTGAACCGCCACCTCGCCGGCGTCAACGTCAACGACATCCAGGGCAGCCCGTTCCAGACCGACATCACCTACCGCGGCTTCCGCGCCTCATCGATCCCGGGCGTGCCGCAGGGCCTGTCGGTGTACCTGGACGGGATCCGCGTCAACGAGCCCTTCGGCGACGTGGTGAGCTGGGACATGATCCCCGAGGCGGCGCTGGCGAGCGCGTCGCTGGTGTCCAGCGCCAACCCCGCCTACGGCCTGAACACGCTGGGCGGCGCGCTGGCGATGACCACGCGTTCCGGGCTGGACTCGCCCGGCTTCGGCGCCGATCTCTCCTACGGCAGCCATGCCCGCAAGCGCGCCGACCTGTCCGGCGGCATGCGCAGCGACAGCGGCTGGCACGCGTTCGCCGCCGGCACGCTGTTCCAGGAACACGGCTGGCGCGACCACTCCGAGGGCCGGCTCGGCAACGTCTTTGCCAAGGCGGGCTATGCCGGCGCCAGCACCAGCTGGGACGCCTCCGTGCTGCACGGGCGCAGCACCCTGACCGGCAACGGGCTGGTGCCCAGCTATCGCGCCGGCGACGGCGGCACGCTGCCCGAGCTCTACCAGGCCAACCGGCGCGCGGTCTACACCTATCCCGACCAGACCCGCAACCTGGTCACGCAGGCCGCGCTCAACGCCCGCCACTGGTTCGACGACAAGACCAGCGTTGCCGCGCTGGCCTACGTGCGCAACAGCCGCCGCGACACCGCCAACGGCGACGTCAACCCCGACTACGAAGACTATGCCGAAGACTGCGAAGACGGCTTCAACGCCGACGGCAGCCCGCGCGGCGACGACTGCGAGATGACCCGCGCCGAGGGCGCGGCGCTGCACCCGGCCGTGCTCAACACCAGCCACATGCGGCAGCAGACCGTCGGCATGGCGCTGAGCCTGGCGCGCGAGACCGAACGCCACGTGCTCAATGCCGGCCTGACGCTCGACCGCAGCCGCCTGACCTATTCGCAATACGCGCAGCCCGGCACTTTTACCGAAGACCGCGGCGTGGTGGCCGACCCCGCCGAGGCCAATGCACTGTTCTCGGGGGTCGGCGGCAACGCGCGCACGCTGGGGGTGTACCTGTCCGATACCTGGTCGCTGACCCCCACCACCTTCCTGACCGCCTCGGCCCGGTGGAACCACGCCAGCGTCAGCAACACGCTGCGCAACAGCGATGGCAGCGAGCAGCCGCGCGAGAGTTTTACCTATCGCCGCCTCAACCCGGCGCTGGGGCTGGCGCAGAAGCTCGGCGGCGGCGTCACGGTGTTCGGCGGCTATGCGCAGAACAATCGTGTGCCGACCGTGCTCGAACTCGGCTGCGCCGACCCGGAGCGGCCCTGCCGGCTGCCGGCCGGCCTGCAGGCCGATCCTTACCTGAAGCAGGTGGTGTCGCATTCGTACGAGGCCGGCGTGCGCTGGCACCCGCGCCCGCACACCGAGGTCACGGCCTCGCTCTATCGCATCGACAACCACGACGACATCCTGTTCCTGCGCGCGCCGAACACCCAGCTCGGCTACTTCGCCAACTTCGACCGCACCCGCAACCAGGGGCTCGACCTCACCGCGCGCCACCGCCTGGGCGCGGTCACGCTGCGGCTGGCCTACAGCTACCTGCAGGCCACTTACCAGTCCGCCGGCGCGCTCGCCGCCGGCGAGCGCACCATCGATATCCGCCCGGGCATGCGCATGGCCGGCCTGCCCCGCCATACGCTCAAGCTGGGCGCGGACTGGCAGGCGCTGGCCGGACTGGTGCTGGGCGCCGACCTGGTGGCGGTATCAGGCGCGGCTTCCAGCGGCAACGAGGACGGGCTGCGCAGCGACCCGCAGGCGGGCGCCGCGCCCCGGACCGCGGACTGGAGCACGCCGGGCTACGCCACCCTCAACCTGCGCGCGGCGTATCAGGTCAGCAAGCGCTTCGAGATCTACGCGCGCGTGGCCAACCTGCTGGACCGCCGCTACGAGACCTACGGCCAGATCGCCAACGACGTGTTTCCCGGCGGCAGCCTGGTGCGCCCGCACGTGGCGCCCGGCGATGCGGCCAGCGCGCTGTTCGTGGCGCCGGGGGCGCCCCGCAGTTTCTGGCTGGGGCTGGTGTTCCGGATGTAG